In the genome of Pangasianodon hypophthalmus isolate fPanHyp1 chromosome 15, fPanHyp1.pri, whole genome shotgun sequence, the window CTATTTGTAGTGTTTTGGTAGTTGTAGTGCATTTTACAAAAATTGTTTGACCAATCTGTGTGTTAGTTGTTGCTCATTTTtgtgaagggtgccaataattttgctaGATTGCAAAAAAGATTAATTGTAATTGCCATTTTGGAGTTCTGTAATTCTCCCTGCATTCTGCATCATTCCAAAATTATCTCTTGATGTTCTACAGGTGGCCACCTGAACCCAGCTGTGACCTTTGCCCTGTGCATCCTGGGAAGGGAACCATGGAGGAAGTTCCCTgtgtatttcatatttcagaCTGTGGGTGCATTCCTTGGCTCTGGGATAATATTTGGCATGTATTTTGGTGAGTAAGAGTTTTGGTGAATggcaaaattaagaaataaaagtttGTTTAATATCTGAAGGAAAAGAATTGGCAGATGAAAGTTAATTAGCTGGTTCAAAGTACTAGGACATGAATTTGATCTCTTGAAATGTATACAGATGTTTAATAGGTAACCTCTTCACTCTATAGACTATCAAGTTGTCCTTCTTTCCTCTCACTATTTGGATGGTCCAGTTTATAGCTTTTAGTAGCTCTTCTATAGGCTAGCGACTCTACTCCTACCACAATTTCTAGCTCAGTTCATTTTGTGGAATGGCAGATGCACTTTGGGAGTATCGGAAGGGCAGTCTGATTGTGTTGGGGGAAAATGCTACAGCTGGAATATTTGCCACGTATCCATCCAGACATCTCAGCCTGGTCAACGGCTTCTTTGACCAAGTAAGACACAGGAACCCCACATAAGATTTTCCAGAAATCTCAGTCTAAATTTCACTATTTCACAGAAATAATGACTGACACCAACTTAAGAAATTTGATACAGTATATTGATGTGAGAATATAAGCCATGAGCTGAGAAAACAGAGAATATAAATAATAGTGGTTTCAAGAAGTCCAgcttaaaaagatttaaattcCCATAAATTGCCTTTTGCTAAAGAGTTCTGTCCTTTTTGTGCAGGTGATTGGCACAGCAGCTCTGATCGTGTGTATACTCGCCATCGTGGACCCGTATAACAACCCAATCCCACGTGGCCTAGAAGCCTTCACTGTAGGCTTTGTGGTTTTGGTTATTGGTCTTTCTATGGGATTTAACTCAGGCTATGCCGTGAACCCTGCCAGAGACCTCGGACCCCGAATCTTTACCTCACTTGCAGGCTGGGGCAGTGAAGTCTTCACGTCAGTACTTAACTATATTAAGTACATTCTACTATATTAAGTAGAGTAGATATTTTATTGCTTCATATGCAGTGCCTCAgtagtatttaatattatatacacagtatgtaaTATTGAAGTACTTCTGCActcaaaaatgtgatttttaagtGACTCATGATAACCATTCATAAATTGTTCATTCTATAAATTGATATTTTGGTTACATGTGTTTAAACGTGCTCTATCTCAGGACTTCCATAAAATCTCATTTCAGGAGCGCTACATAACCAGAGACCTTTAGCTATAGAACTAACCAGCCATGTTATCTAATACTGGTAATGAGCAAAAATGTAACATATATTTTGACAGGTCTGCCTACTGTTAAAGACTATGACGATTCAAATTGAGAGTATGATATGAACTCTCACTCATGTTTGCCTGTTAcaaatgtgagctagtttactaTATGTCATCCAGCTGcctaattatatatttatgttaccTACAGAAAAATACAGAGTTAGCAAATAAAGACATATAACTGAATTTACCATTCTGATTTGTTCTGTTAAAAAGTTCCTGATTTCGGTCAACAGTTTTTCCTCATTGGACTCACTGAGTCAGTCAAAATTTCAGACATACTGTATAGGATTTTCTCATTGTGGTGTCTCAGCTTTTGTACTAGCGTAGCATAACCAGGTAGTGGGTGAATGCAAGAGTTAGGAAGGCAAGAAGACATGGGGACATTTTGAAATTTACGTATTAATACATGTTCATGGTTCTTTGCATTCTTAATTATTGTAAAGGTGCAGTTTCTTGGGtattaaaagaaacatttatacagtacatggTATATAAGGTTTTATGtggtgtataaaaatatatagatgcTTTATGCTTCTAGCTTTTAATCATTGCTTGCCTTTTAAGCATTCAAGGCACTCTATAATTTCTGTTCAGAATTTTCTTCTGACTCATTCCCTTCACACAGAGGACATATTGATTAAACACAATGATGCTTAAACAAAGCATAAATTTCTCTCCCTATAGCTTGATACACTAGATTTTAACTAGCTAGAAACATACTAATTGCATCTACTTTCCCATTTCTCTCCTGTTGCAGGGCAAATGACTACTGGTTCTTTGTTCCAATCTTTGCACCATTTATTGGTGCCATGGTGGGCGTTTTGGTGTACCAACTGATGGTGGGATACCATTTGGAGGGAGAAGCCCAAGACAGGGCAGAAGCGGAAGCccgagaagagaaagaaaggctgAAGTCATGCAAAGTGTCTGGGTAAAATGCCATTGTGTAAAATCTCACTTACAAGTCATTTCTTACAGTCTAAATGCTGGACATTATGGCCTTCATGTTCCCTTTGACATTAAGAGCTCATATTCTCTCTACTCTCTGTGCTAAATCCCAGACAGTATAACTCCCACGTTTTCTTTGGCACGTAACATTTGATTGCCTTTGTACAGTCATCTGATTGTCATGTCCTACCTAAATCCCAGCATGTTTGTCCTCTCTTATTGACTGCTTTTAATGTATAACTAGACAAGTCTAGACATGGCTAAATCCCGCACTAAACCCGCAAACCACAAAATCCCAAACCTCTGACATATTAGTCTTGTTCAAAGACCAGCTGTGTCTTAAACACCACTAAGATGACCATATGCCTAAAGACAACCACTGTCCCTACCTAcaactttattttgaatgttgcattaaatattacattcatTATAATAAGGAATAACAGAAGTCTAAAATTCTCCTAAATTCTCAATCGGCAATTACTGTTGTTACTTTAATGCTATGTTGAATAATCTTTTGTGGTCTGAATATGTGTgtcttttattcatcttttttttttatttgtgttaatttgcATCCTATCATCAGGAATTAAAAATAGATAGAAATAAATagcaaatagaaaataaacagaaaattattTCCATTTGTTGTATTAGTATTTTCCatttgtgtatttcagtatCATCACTTTTTTACTGTGTTCTTAACTGAGATgcagttttttctttcatatatgTATCTACAAaggaaatattgaaatattataaatacagtttgttgctaatatttgcattttgaaatttcatttctttcacaattatgtaaaatgcaaagttgcaaaataaagaaaatgaccAATTTCACTATCTAAAAGGATCTTTGAAGCATTTCTTACAACCTGAGTGCATGTTCTTGCATTTAGAGgatttcactgtaaataaaacatcaaaaatgCCCAAGTGTGGCCCAATATACCAAGGCCGACATTAACTTTCTTCTCAtctctgccaaaaaaaaaaattccctttgAGCCTTGAGACACTCATAAAATGCACAGTTTGAGTCTTTTTCAGCTTCATCAAGCATAAAGTGGACAAGTTGGAGGCCATTTCCGACAATAATGCCATAAATAAAACCTGCTTAGCTGAAGATTTATTATAAGATAACGCTACTACATGGGCAGTAAAATTAGTTTTTCTCTGTAATGGATTTTGCATCACAGCTTTGAAGAGTTCTCTGACATTGGCTTGATATTGAACATACACCATGGGAAAGATTTGTTCTTACACTATGAgaatgattttttattattttttttttttgtgcactaGTGCACTTAGAGCAAAGGGGcactgcaaatcaatataaagttattctgactgttCACCTTTATCCTATTAGGAAACATTGAAACATTGGAGTAGTCTTTTCCAGGATGACtctgcccccatccacagggcacaaggacacactgaatggtttaatgagcattataatgatgtaaatcatactgctatggccttcacagtcattGGATCTCAATCCAGTttaacacctatgggagattttggagcgatGTGTTAGACAGCATTCTCTACCAcaccattaaaacattaatta includes:
- the aqp3b gene encoding aquaporin-3b, coding for MGRQKVFMDKMMQMFHIRNLLIRQALAECLGTLILVMFGCGAVAQLVLSEGSHGMFLTVNFAFGFAATLGILVCGQISGGHLNPAVTFALCILGREPWRKFPVYFIFQTVGAFLGSGIIFGMYFDALWEYRKGSLIVLGENATAGIFATYPSRHLSLVNGFFDQVIGTAALIVCILAIVDPYNNPIPRGLEAFTVGFVVLVIGLSMGFNSGYAVNPARDLGPRIFTSLAGWGSEVFTANDYWFFVPIFAPFIGAMVGVLVYQLMVGYHLEGEAQDRAEAEAREEKERLKSCKVSG